One segment of Anaerolineales bacterium DNA contains the following:
- a CDS encoding GPW/gp25 family protein codes for MAPTTDGQKKEFLGIGWNFPLKLVGDGSINMVAYEDDIRQAIRIVLGTSPGERVMRPDFGAGLKDFIFEPINTTTLALIEQRVETALITWEPRIDLQSVSVKPDTQEHGKLLVNIEYRVRTTNTFYNLVYPFYLAEGQQNA; via the coding sequence GTGGCACCAACAACGGATGGACAGAAGAAGGAGTTCCTCGGCATCGGCTGGAACTTCCCCCTCAAGTTGGTCGGCGACGGGTCGATCAACATGGTGGCCTACGAAGACGACATCCGCCAGGCAATCCGCATCGTCCTGGGCACGTCCCCGGGAGAGCGTGTGATGCGGCCCGATTTCGGCGCCGGACTGAAAGATTTCATCTTCGAGCCCATCAACACGACGACACTGGCGTTGATCGAACAGCGTGTCGAAACCGCACTGATCACCTGGGAACCGCGCATCGATCTGCAGAGTGTAAGCGTGAAGCCGGATACACAGGAACACGGCAAGCTGCTGGTGAACATCGAGTATCGGGTACGTACCACCAACACGTTCTACAACCTGGTCTATCCATTTTATCTGGCGGAAGGGCAGCAGAATGCGTAA
- a CDS encoding PAAR domain-containing protein: protein MPPAARIAESTNHPGVIAGPGVSSVIINSLPAAVVGDIHICAMPPNAGPHPPNPIVTGSKTVMIGGRPAARMGDMTGCGAAIVSGSSNVLIGG, encoded by the coding sequence ATGCCACCAGCAGCCAGAATTGCGGAATCGACCAATCATCCCGGCGTCATCGCCGGTCCGGGCGTATCCAGCGTCATCATCAACAGTTTGCCGGCCGCTGTTGTCGGCGATATCCACATCTGCGCCATGCCGCCGAACGCCGGGCCGCATCCACCGAATCCGATCGTCACGGGGAGCAAAACGGTGATGATCGGCGGCAGACCGGCTGCGCGCATGGGCGACATGACGGGTTGTGGCGCTGCGATCGTCAGCGGATCGTCCAATGTGTTGATTGGAGGTTAA
- a CDS encoding phage baseplate assembly protein V, whose amino-acid sequence MNGLINTSAQFNGRVKQHAYDICVGWVISNKDITGQGRVQVHLPTVPEFEPWARIAVPMAGAGRGTYFIPQEKDEVLVVFNRGDIREAYIVGSLWNGLDSPPATGLQDPVNKRIVRTPQGHEIELDDALESITITSCGGHKVTIDPSGIELETSGGGAKVTLDDKGNKISVEAENSISLKASDVTIEGKNISIKGSSSVQVQGGQLCSVKAGTVKIN is encoded by the coding sequence TTGAACGGGTTGATCAACACTTCAGCACAATTCAACGGGCGCGTGAAGCAACACGCTTACGATATCTGCGTAGGTTGGGTAATCAGCAACAAGGACATCACCGGCCAGGGACGAGTGCAGGTACATCTGCCCACGGTTCCGGAATTCGAACCCTGGGCGCGCATCGCCGTGCCAATGGCGGGAGCTGGTCGTGGCACCTACTTTATCCCCCAGGAAAAGGACGAAGTACTCGTGGTGTTCAACCGTGGCGACATCCGAGAAGCGTACATCGTGGGCAGTCTGTGGAATGGCTTGGATTCCCCGCCGGCGACAGGCCTGCAGGATCCCGTCAACAAACGTATCGTACGCACGCCGCAGGGACACGAAATAGAACTCGATGATGCCCTCGAATCGATCACGATTACCAGCTGCGGCGGGCACAAGGTGACCATCGATCCCTCAGGCATCGAACTTGAGACATCTGGAGGCGGCGCCAAGGTAACGCTCGACGACAAGGGCAATAAAATCTCCGTCGAGGCCGAGAATTCAATCTCGCTCAAGGCTTCCGACGTCACCATCGAGGGAAAAAACATCAGCATCAAAGGCAGCAGCAGCGTGCAAGTTCAAGGCGGTCAGCTCTGTTCCGTGAAAGCCGGCACCGTAAAAATCAACTGA
- a CDS encoding putative baseplate assembly protein — translation MRKQITPKLDPRDAESLSRELLSHLPAYVPEWQVQEGSAPWALIHTTARMIQAVIQRLNKAPDKNLLAFLDMLGISLIPAQGARAPIVFEVPTDSQDGRAPAGTRLGASAGTAAASPVIFETESAIGLTGAKLTDVISLWPAKDSYAVHSSDVAGERDFTLFTSLKSVPHILYLAHDTLCALAGTATLKIDLQLASGQSGKWPEVVWEYWNGKSWLPLTVTASTTTGDVTKVSLKKNTGDKSAKTKVNGVNAYWVRGRLSKPLTPATNATLPQLEKIELLSKIDQKSLEADQAMSEGTSLDLTKAFLPLGQAPRPGAVFYFSCEEAFSKPGAQVSISFTKAELPETEADAKSKQFEASVDAARKYLQDAADKAAKVAYDAGQQLYNALNPNAAILLKSRNKELDDARKKLVSQTSTDSLIDRIKKVQEAVKNVQDAIAIVWNLANTPVAVLLPSFDIQDIKDEVDSANKILTALSKLGPTTAVLSTSGKTFEVTGPQLAWEYWNGSQWEALLGPAKGDKAAINFKADTDSNNKISFTVPSDWVAKEVDGVTTRWMRVRLAKGSYDRLRIVSWYDQQEKRTNALPILEARPPMLESFSLGYSYTPITKSPPQYCLCYNDFQYVEHSKTPLGGSSFTPFRPISDRTPALYLGFDKPLPVDVIGLYCDIADEKGETATPLLTWEMWDGLAWQELTVTDETADLTRPGMVSFIAETSAVTPREATISKASGAQVVVTEALEAARFEAGDRVYLKQNKTGEMAIVDSVKGSTIQLAVPLGNTYSGGQIQLSDLPRFGTPRTWVRARLKEDGEPPFAKFSGLYLNAVWATERQTFTDEVMGSSNEQADQVFFFKQAPVLAGAQIEVRELSGARAHVELPLLIEELEKQGLTEDDVRTVKDKRTDRVNEVWVSWQVRPHLYFSGSDDRHCMIEQARGRLIFGDGNLGKIPPAGANNILARRYQAGGGKTGNVKTRAIKQLLGLAFPAQSVFNPRAAEGGADGETLAAVRYRGPEAVRHRWRAVSALDYESLAKEASPGVALARALPTTDASGNYARGWVSVIIVPRSKAAQPQPSAELKRRVKRYLAARAPAGIAGIHVADPTYLLVGVTTTVAPCDIQEAGIVEQRVRATLKAFLHPLSGGPDGTGWPFGRDVYLSDLAAMLEALEGVDYVKELSFSIGGTNQGEHVPVPTNRLVAAGTIHIRLSAPESSER, via the coding sequence ATGCGTAAGCAGATTACACCCAAACTCGATCCTCGCGATGCAGAGTCCCTCAGTCGAGAGCTGCTCTCACATTTGCCCGCCTACGTTCCCGAGTGGCAAGTACAAGAGGGAAGTGCGCCCTGGGCTTTGATCCACACAACCGCGCGTATGATTCAGGCGGTGATCCAGCGTCTCAACAAAGCGCCCGACAAGAATCTGCTGGCCTTCCTCGATATGCTGGGGATCAGCCTGATCCCGGCGCAAGGCGCTCGCGCACCCATCGTTTTCGAGGTTCCGACCGACAGCCAGGACGGCCGTGCGCCGGCCGGCACGCGGTTGGGCGCAAGCGCAGGAACGGCCGCCGCCTCTCCCGTGATCTTCGAGACGGAAAGCGCTATTGGCCTGACCGGCGCCAAACTGACCGACGTCATAAGCTTGTGGCCGGCAAAAGACAGCTACGCCGTCCATAGTTCGGACGTCGCCGGTGAACGGGATTTCACCTTATTTACCTCGTTGAAATCCGTCCCCCACATTTTATATCTGGCGCACGACACGCTGTGCGCCCTGGCAGGTACCGCAACACTCAAAATCGATCTCCAACTGGCTTCTGGTCAATCCGGCAAGTGGCCTGAAGTCGTCTGGGAGTACTGGAACGGTAAATCCTGGCTGCCGCTCACAGTCACAGCCTCCACTACCACGGGGGACGTCACCAAGGTATCCCTCAAGAAAAATACCGGGGACAAATCCGCCAAAACCAAGGTTAACGGTGTCAACGCCTATTGGGTACGCGGCCGACTCAGCAAGCCACTAACACCCGCAACGAACGCGACCTTACCGCAGTTGGAGAAGATCGAGCTGCTTTCGAAAATCGACCAAAAGAGTCTCGAGGCCGATCAAGCGATGTCCGAGGGCACTTCATTGGATCTGACCAAAGCCTTCCTGCCACTGGGCCAGGCTCCCCGCCCCGGCGCCGTCTTCTATTTCTCCTGCGAGGAGGCTTTCTCAAAACCTGGCGCTCAGGTAAGCATATCTTTTACCAAAGCCGAACTCCCGGAGACGGAGGCCGACGCCAAGAGCAAGCAGTTCGAGGCCAGCGTCGATGCAGCGCGTAAATACTTGCAGGACGCCGCTGATAAAGCCGCCAAGGTAGCCTACGATGCAGGGCAACAACTATACAACGCCCTTAATCCGAACGCCGCAATATTACTCAAATCTAGAAACAAAGAATTAGACGACGCCAGGAAGAAACTAGTGAGTCAGACTTCGACGGATAGTCTGATTGATCGGATCAAGAAAGTACAAGAGGCTGTAAAAAACGTCCAAGATGCCATCGCGATCGTTTGGAATCTGGCGAACACACCTGTTGCCGTGTTACTACCCTCATTCGACATTCAGGACATCAAGGACGAGGTGGATAGTGCCAATAAGATTTTAACCGCACTCTCCAAACTGGGGCCGACGACCGCCGTCTTAAGCACTTCGGGCAAGACCTTCGAGGTGACCGGACCACAACTGGCATGGGAATACTGGAACGGCAGTCAATGGGAGGCCCTGCTCGGACCGGCAAAGGGGGACAAGGCGGCGATCAACTTCAAGGCTGATACTGACAGCAACAACAAAATCAGCTTCACGGTTCCCAGTGACTGGGTCGCCAAGGAGGTTGACGGGGTCACCACGCGCTGGATGCGTGTACGCCTGGCGAAGGGCAGCTACGATCGTTTGCGCATCGTCAGCTGGTACGACCAGCAAGAGAAGCGCACCAACGCTTTGCCAATCCTCGAAGCGCGCCCCCCGATGCTCGAGTCCTTCTCCTTGGGCTACAGCTACACCCCAATCACGAAAAGTCCGCCACAGTATTGCTTGTGTTACAACGACTTCCAGTACGTGGAACACAGCAAGACTCCACTCGGTGGGAGCAGCTTCACCCCTTTCCGGCCGATCTCCGACCGCACACCGGCGCTCTACCTGGGATTCGATAAGCCCCTCCCGGTGGACGTGATCGGTCTCTATTGCGACATCGCCGACGAAAAGGGCGAAACAGCCACTCCTTTACTGACCTGGGAGATGTGGGACGGATTGGCCTGGCAGGAGTTGACCGTCACCGACGAAACGGCGGACCTCACTCGTCCCGGCATGGTATCGTTCATCGCCGAGACCTCAGCCGTTACGCCCCGCGAGGCGACCATCAGCAAAGCCAGCGGCGCCCAGGTGGTCGTCACGGAGGCGTTGGAAGCCGCCCGCTTTGAGGCGGGAGATCGGGTCTATCTCAAGCAGAACAAAACGGGTGAAATGGCCATCGTCGACTCGGTAAAAGGCAGCACGATCCAGCTCGCCGTACCATTGGGGAATACCTATTCAGGCGGGCAGATTCAGTTATCCGATCTACCTCGTTTCGGTACACCCCGCACCTGGGTGCGTGCCCGCCTCAAGGAAGATGGTGAACCACCGTTCGCCAAGTTCTCCGGCCTGTACCTCAACGCTGTTTGGGCCACAGAACGGCAGACGTTCACCGATGAAGTGATGGGGTCGAGCAACGAGCAGGCCGATCAGGTATTTTTCTTCAAACAGGCACCGGTTCTAGCGGGAGCACAGATCGAAGTACGGGAATTGTCGGGCGCACGAGCCCACGTTGAACTGCCCCTCCTGATCGAAGAACTCGAAAAACAAGGACTAACCGAAGACGATGTACGTACCGTGAAAGACAAGCGCACGGATCGAGTCAATGAAGTTTGGGTTAGCTGGCAAGTACGTCCTCACCTGTACTTCTCCGGTTCCGACGACCGCCACTGCATGATCGAACAAGCACGCGGACGTTTAATCTTCGGGGATGGAAACCTGGGCAAGATCCCGCCTGCAGGCGCCAACAACATCTTGGCCCGCCGTTATCAAGCCGGTGGTGGAAAAACCGGTAACGTAAAAACGCGGGCGATCAAACAGCTGCTTGGCCTGGCTTTCCCGGCGCAAAGCGTTTTCAACCCCCGTGCAGCTGAGGGCGGTGCGGATGGTGAAACGCTCGCCGCCGTACGATACCGCGGGCCGGAAGCGGTACGGCACCGCTGGCGGGCGGTATCGGCATTGGATTATGAATCGCTGGCGAAGGAAGCTTCGCCCGGCGTGGCACTTGCCCGGGCATTACCGACGACTGATGCCAGCGGCAATTACGCCCGCGGCTGGGTCAGCGTGATCATCGTCCCCCGCAGCAAAGCCGCACAGCCCCAACCTTCGGCCGAACTCAAACGGCGAGTGAAGCGATATCTTGCCGCCCGTGCTCCGGCGGGCATCGCCGGCATCCATGTCGCCGATCCAACCTATCTGCTTGTCGGGGTGACCACAACCGTGGCACCCTGCGACATACAAGAAGCCGGCATCGTGGAGCAACGCGTGCGCGCAACTTTGAAGGCCTTCCTGCACCCGCTCAGCGGTGGACCCGACGGTACAGGTTGGCCATTTGGACGCGACGTGTATCTCTCCGATCTGGCGGCGATGTTGGAAGCGCTGGAAGGCGTGGATTACGTCAAAGAGCTGAGTTTTTCGATCGGGGGAACCAACCAGGGAGAACACGTGCCCGTCCCAACGAATCGTCTGGTCGCTGCCGGAACGATCCACATTCGATTGTCCGCACCCGAGTCGAGCGAGAGGTAA
- a CDS encoding phage tail protein: MATAKRIDPYGNFNFAVEIDGINRAYFQECSGFDSSIEVIDHREGGDAAFRKLPGPVKYSNITLKWGITDDAELYDWHKQWVDGDSSAKRVNGSIVLLDRQGNEKVRWNFYNAWPAKYDGPDFNAEGTDVAIETLELAHEGVERVSS, encoded by the coding sequence ATGGCAACAGCAAAACGGATAGATCCGTACGGCAATTTCAATTTCGCCGTCGAAATCGATGGCATCAATCGGGCATATTTTCAGGAGTGCAGCGGTTTCGACTCTTCCATCGAGGTCATCGATCATCGTGAAGGAGGAGACGCGGCGTTCCGCAAACTTCCGGGGCCCGTGAAATACTCCAACATCACCCTCAAATGGGGAATCACAGACGATGCCGAACTGTACGACTGGCACAAACAATGGGTCGACGGCGATTCCTCGGCCAAGCGCGTGAACGGCTCGATCGTCCTGCTGGACCGACAGGGCAACGAGAAAGTGCGTTGGAATTTCTACAACGCCTGGCCGGCCAAATACGACGGCCCGGATTTCAACGCCGAAGGCACCGATGTGGCCATCGAGACCCTGGAACTGGCGCATGAGGGAGTCGAGCGCGTCAGCAGCTAG
- a CDS encoding LysM peptidoglycan-binding domain-containing protein has translation MALEKAVIANTVTRERISVMFNPEEYTVNKDVNYAQADVPGLSAPILQFVHGQMQTLEMELFLDTYEQHKQGSMTLNQSGQDVRELTRKITDLMDIDPSTHAPPVLVFTWGSLSFTCVLARANQRFTMFKEDGIPVRARLQVTFNEFRNTELEAKEVKRETGDFSKTYVVSQNETLSEIAARAYGDASLWRPIALFNGILNPRNIPVGTRLTLPQLPFRDPQTGEVHS, from the coding sequence ATGGCATTGGAGAAAGCCGTGATCGCCAACACCGTCACACGCGAGCGTATCTCGGTGATGTTCAACCCCGAGGAGTACACCGTCAACAAGGACGTCAATTACGCCCAGGCAGACGTGCCTGGCTTAAGTGCTCCCATCCTGCAATTCGTGCACGGCCAAATGCAAACGCTGGAAATGGAGCTGTTCCTCGACACCTACGAGCAACACAAGCAGGGCAGCATGACCTTGAACCAATCCGGACAGGATGTGCGGGAATTGACCCGCAAAATCACCGACCTGATGGACATCGACCCGAGCACCCATGCGCCGCCGGTACTGGTCTTCACCTGGGGCTCGCTCTCCTTCACTTGCGTCCTCGCCCGTGCCAATCAGCGTTTCACCATGTTCAAAGAGGACGGCATCCCGGTGCGCGCCCGCTTGCAGGTCACTTTCAACGAGTTTCGCAACACAGAATTGGAAGCAAAGGAAGTCAAGCGCGAAACGGGTGATTTCTCCAAGACCTACGTCGTCTCGCAGAACGAAACGCTGAGTGAAATCGCCGCCCGCGCCTATGGAGACGCCTCACTCTGGCGACCCATCGCCTTGTTTAACGGAATCCTCAATCCGCGCAACATCCCGGTGGGGACGCGCCTGACCCTGCCGCAGCTGCCATTCCGCGATCCCCAAACTGGTGAGGTCCACAGTTGA